A region from the Deinococcus humi genome encodes:
- a CDS encoding cytochrome b → MNQWLDERLHISRLNDKFLRKAFPVHHSFFLGEITLFSLIILIITGIVLALSYEPSNSLIVNSFDPGTADKPNLIPAAYHSALKINAMPFGDMLRRVHHWTANIMVAAAVIHMMRIYFTGAFKKPREINWWIGMLLLIFTALTAVTGYILPYDNYAYNTVKVVYGIAASIPWIGSWLAQAAFAGNFPGEGIIPRIYGYHIMLLPGILLALTGAHMLLMIKQKHTQPQYAKRIAYKKIVGVPLLTQQTPIMLMLTLLFAGIVLLFSAFIPVHPVEFFGPPSTTPIQNIKPDWYLLWVFGALAIIPSFELTIFGGIIGSEFVGAILLPTVVIAAMFAVPMLDRSKDNNYYAENPTNHPVRLAIGTSFMALLIIMSVAGYKPDLISANVLTTGNANTVLWILMFVVPAVTYFATIGIVRGIRALREADERESLAHSTAAADD, encoded by the coding sequence ATGAACCAATGGCTCGACGAACGCCTGCACATCTCGCGCCTGAACGACAAGTTCCTGCGCAAAGCCTTCCCCGTTCACCACAGCTTCTTCCTGGGTGAAATCACGTTGTTCAGCTTGATCATCCTGATCATTACCGGGATCGTGCTGGCGCTGTCCTACGAACCCAGCAACAGCCTGATCGTCAACTCCTTCGATCCGGGCACCGCCGACAAGCCCAACCTGATACCGGCGGCGTACCACTCGGCTCTCAAGATCAATGCCATGCCCTTCGGGGACATGCTGCGCCGCGTCCATCACTGGACCGCCAACATCATGGTGGCCGCTGCCGTCATTCACATGATGCGGATCTACTTCACGGGCGCCTTCAAGAAGCCCCGCGAGATCAACTGGTGGATCGGCATGCTGCTGCTGATCTTCACCGCCCTGACGGCCGTGACCGGCTACATCCTGCCCTACGACAACTACGCCTACAACACGGTTAAGGTGGTCTACGGTATTGCCGCCTCGATCCCCTGGATCGGCAGCTGGCTGGCGCAGGCGGCCTTTGCAGGCAACTTCCCTGGTGAGGGCATCATCCCGCGTATCTACGGCTACCACATCATGCTGCTGCCGGGCATTCTGCTGGCCCTGACGGGCGCGCATATGCTGCTGATGATCAAGCAGAAGCACACCCAGCCCCAGTACGCCAAGCGGATTGCCTACAAGAAGATCGTCGGTGTGCCGCTGCTGACCCAGCAGACCCCCATCATGTTGATGCTGACGCTGCTGTTCGCCGGGATCGTGCTGCTGTTCAGCGCGTTTATTCCCGTGCACCCGGTCGAGTTCTTCGGGCCGCCCAGCACCACACCGATTCAGAACATCAAGCCTGACTGGTACCTCCTGTGGGTGTTCGGCGCGCTGGCGATCATCCCCAGTTTCGAACTCACCATCTTCGGCGGCATCATCGGCTCAGAATTTGTCGGCGCGATCCTGCTGCCCACCGTGGTCATCGCCGCGATGTTCGCCGTCCCCATGCTGGACCGCAGCAAGGACAACAACTACTACGCCGAGAACCCCACCAATCACCCCGTGCGACTGGCTATCGGGACCTCGTTCATGGCGCTGCTGATCATCATGTCGGTGGCCGGGTACAAGCCGGATCTGATCAGCGCCAACGTGTTGACGACCGGTAACGCCAATACCGTGCTGTGGATCCTGATGTTCGTGGTTCCCGCTGTGACTTACTTCGCCACCATTGGAATCGTGCGCGGCATTCGTGCCCTGCGCGAGGCCGACGAGCGCGAGTCGCTGGCGCACTCCACCGCAGCCGCCGACGACTGA